The Nitrosospira lacus genome window below encodes:
- a CDS encoding DUF1566 domain-containing protein, which translates to MKKKVFSIVVGASLSISTASHADLFDRGNGLIYDSGSNITWMADANYAKTSGFDATGQMTWSEATVWASNLTYAGYSDWRLPATSIYEVLCSICEPYYSEMDNLFKKELGGIAGGDIATHHNSQYGLFHNIQSSSFFAYYWTNQELTDDKSYAETYSFRLGLELGWSKDDDNYAWAVRQGDVPVASGFAPQNPILPTATLPSGWQFNFTIPNELLYIDPTVAVGYDYLLDSGPNFTSVLLPSVGDGHFSLYLWNGTEWTLDSTLDSGIQHAFGGAGVDRFRITGIETSAGLDPNSATAFVTGLTFAATGQASMHMNPITQLVPEPETYAMFLAGLGLLGWRIHRARG; encoded by the coding sequence ATGAAAAAAAAAGTATTTAGCATCGTCGTGGGGGCATCGCTTAGCATAAGCACGGCTTCGCATGCGGATCTGTTCGATCGGGGGAATGGCTTGATTTATGATAGTGGGAGCAACATCACATGGATGGCGGATGCGAATTATGCGAAAACTTCCGGTTTTGATGCCACTGGTCAGATGACCTGGTCCGAAGCGACTGTATGGGCGTCCAATCTGACTTACGCTGGTTACAGCGATTGGCGTTTACCTGCAACCTCGATATACGAAGTATTATGCTCAATCTGTGAGCCTTACTATAGTGAAATGGACAACTTGTTTAAGAAAGAACTGGGCGGAATCGCTGGGGGGGATATAGCAACTCATCATAACTCTCAGTATGGCCTATTCCATAATATACAATCGTCATCATTTTTTGCTTACTACTGGACCAATCAGGAACTCACAGATGATAAAAGTTACGCGGAAACGTACTCTTTTCGGCTCGGCTTGGAACTAGGGTGGAGTAAGGATGACGATAACTATGCTTGGGCAGTACGCCAGGGGGATGTCCCAGTTGCATCAGGTTTTGCACCCCAGAACCCGATATTGCCAACCGCTACTTTGCCAAGTGGGTGGCAGTTCAATTTTACGATACCAAATGAGCTTCTTTATATCGATCCTACGGTAGCAGTCGGATACGACTACCTGTTAGATTCCGGCCCAAACTTCACATCCGTGTTGCTCCCGAGCGTTGGTGATGGCCACTTTAGCTTATATTTATGGAATGGGACCGAATGGACCTTGGATTCGACATTAGATTCTGGCATACAGCATGCATTCGGTGGAGCAGGAGTGGATAGATTTAGAATCACAGGCATCGAAACCAGCGCGGGCCTGGATCCGAACTCCGCCACAGCATTTGTTACAGGGCTAACCTTTGCCGCTACTGGTCAAGCTAGTATGCATATGAACCCGATCACTCAGTTGGTCCCGGAGCCAGAAACATACGCAATGTTTTTGGCAGGCTTGGGACTATTGGGATGGCGTATACACAGGGCGAGAGGCTAA
- a CDS encoding OmpP1/FadL family transporter, with the protein MRFDPAARLLLLFLLMGSMSIADSVVAAGFALQNQNGAGTGYAYAGAAAVAQDASTIYFNPAGMTYLAPRHHISGAFSLLVRSLKFNDTGSGALLAYPLGDNGGQAGGLAAIPAVYWTMPVTSALRLGLGVSPTFGNSTEWSNTFVGRYQGVFSEINAINFNPSIAWQVNDSISLGLGFNVVRFEADLRSMSPVTALLPARVDARAKMTGDDIGFGYNLGAMFQLTPATRVGLTYRSTVNLKVDGHLAILSNTLPASVSVELPNTASAAVSHRVNDRLQLLGDVTWTGWSSMPALAVRSRTSGAVLSNESLGFKDSYRVGLGAQYQYSDTLRLQTGVAYDQSPVRNAADRTVRLPDSDRIWLALGFNHKINKKTSIDVGYAHVFFDKAEINRATNNNPLLQIVRGSFNTSVHIISVQLNHRF; encoded by the coding sequence TTGAGATTCGATCCTGCAGCCCGGTTATTATTGCTATTTCTGCTAATGGGTAGCATGTCCATTGCCGACAGTGTTGTCGCAGCAGGATTTGCCTTACAAAACCAGAATGGAGCTGGAACGGGCTATGCCTACGCCGGAGCGGCGGCGGTCGCGCAGGACGCTTCAACGATCTATTTCAATCCGGCCGGTATGACCTATCTTGCCCCCAGACATCACATTTCCGGGGCGTTTAGCTTACTGGTGCGGTCGTTGAAGTTCAATGATACGGGCAGCGGCGCATTACTGGCCTACCCACTCGGCGACAATGGCGGCCAGGCGGGTGGCTTGGCCGCGATTCCAGCGGTTTATTGGACCATGCCTGTTACATCCGCGCTGCGCCTAGGATTGGGTGTGTCGCCAACCTTTGGCAATTCCACGGAGTGGAGTAATACCTTCGTCGGCCGGTATCAAGGTGTTTTCTCGGAAATAAATGCCATCAATTTCAATCCCAGCATCGCCTGGCAAGTGAATGACTCCATCTCGCTCGGCTTAGGCTTTAACGTCGTGAGATTCGAGGCTGATTTGCGCAGCATGTCGCCGGTAACAGCACTATTACCTGCACGGGTGGATGCCAGAGCAAAAATGACCGGTGACGATATAGGTTTTGGCTATAACCTTGGCGCCATGTTCCAGTTGACCCCGGCCACGCGCGTGGGTTTGACCTATCGATCAACGGTGAATCTGAAAGTGGATGGGCATCTTGCGATACTCAGCAATACCCTGCCGGCTTCTGTCTCTGTTGAATTGCCGAATACTGCATCGGCAGCGGTGTCCCATAGGGTCAATGACCGGTTGCAGCTTCTCGGTGACGTGACATGGACAGGCTGGAGCAGCATGCCCGCATTGGCGGTCAGGAGTCGTACTTCCGGAGCTGTCCTGTCGAACGAGTCGCTCGGATTTAAAGATAGTTATCGCGTGGGCCTGGGAGCTCAATACCAGTATAGCGATACCCTTCGACTACAGACAGGAGTCGCTTACGATCAGTCGCCGGTACGCAATGCGGCGGATCGAACCGTTCGCCTGCCGGACTCGGATCGTATCTGGCTGGCCTTGGGGTTTAACCATAAGATCAACAAAAAGACATCGATCGATGTCGGATATGCCCATGTATTCTTTGACAAGGCCGAAATCAATCGGGCGACGAACAATAACCCACTGCTCCAGATTGTCCGTGGTTCCTTCAATACCTCTGTACACATCATTTCTGTTCAACTCAACCACCGATTTTGA
- a CDS encoding bifunctional diguanylate cyclase/phosphodiesterase: MIQHKPSSDSNTTQSDALKVEQTRLLYANLPTAIGTSLVLALILVYVQRPVIDHALLFGWLIVMIMVSLYRTILIVLWHGNRESGIYFILRWRLRFRVWVIASGLVWGMSGILLFPAGNMPHQVFLSFVLAGLSAGAVTTLSMDRLSVLSFLPLTLLPLIIRFWMESSEISLSMGVMTALFLVVISQNASRVGRTIHENLSLRIEASAREQRLRHSEESLNQAQQIALLGNFDWNPVSGEMRWSDEHFRLWGLEPHAVIPSYALFSQAIHSDDVAPLEEILQQALRGGRFYDFTYRIRWPDNSEHQIHGRGEVVFDDAGRAVNVTGTVQDVTAHKQVEEALQEGKMRLQQLNQNLEQLVAKRTSALRESEARFRFLFEHMAVGVAQIDTMTGRFVRVNQKYANIIGYTAAEMLALDSQSLTHPDDLKTAVDNMERLKAEEIREFEMEERYFRKDGMVIWVKVTVSPMWVPGTKPDYHIAVIQDITKHKQAEEQVHQLAFYDPLTRLPNRRLFLDRLQQAQVHSTRHKTHCAVLFIDLDNFKTLNDTRGHDIGDLLLIEVAKRLRDNVRSSDTVARLGGDEFVVIIEGLSEDSPGAAAQAKEIGDKFLTSVAQPFKLQEFEYHGSSSIGIRLFHDGETSIDDLLKHADTAMYQAKTAGRNTLCFFDPSMQIALEMRTAMVTELRQALTRQQFKLHYQRQVNAEGSVVGAEVLLRWQHPERGMISPMVFIPIAEETGLIVPLGKWVLQMACAQLKQWEHDPGTRNFQLAVNISARQFRQLDFVDEVLEVLEKSGADPLKLKLELTESLVLQDITHSIEKMETLCSAGIRFSLDDFGTGHSSLTYLKRLPLEQIKIDQSFVSDITTDPSDEVIVRTIIVMSNSLGMEVIAEGVETEEQRDFLARNGCYTYQGYLFGRPMPIEDFQKLISRFQV; this comes from the coding sequence ATGATACAGCATAAGCCATCGAGTGATTCGAACACCACGCAATCCGACGCGCTGAAAGTCGAACAAACTCGACTGCTCTATGCCAACTTACCAACTGCCATCGGCACCAGTCTGGTGCTGGCGCTGATTCTTGTCTATGTACAGAGACCGGTGATAGATCACGCCTTGTTGTTTGGCTGGCTTATAGTGATGATCATGGTTTCATTATACAGGACTATTTTAATAGTACTTTGGCACGGCAACCGAGAGAGTGGCATATATTTTATTTTGCGTTGGAGACTCAGGTTTCGTGTGTGGGTCATCGCCAGTGGACTGGTTTGGGGCATGAGCGGCATACTACTGTTCCCGGCGGGAAACATGCCCCATCAGGTATTCCTTTCCTTTGTCCTGGCTGGATTGAGCGCCGGAGCCGTCACCACATTGTCAATGGACAGATTATCCGTATTGAGCTTTCTGCCGCTGACACTGCTACCGCTGATCATACGTTTCTGGATGGAAAGCAGCGAAATCTCCCTGTCCATGGGCGTGATGACCGCACTTTTTTTAGTTGTTATTTCGCAAAATGCGTCACGAGTAGGACGCACTATCCATGAAAACCTAAGCCTGCGTATCGAAGCATCCGCTCGTGAGCAGAGATTAAGACACAGCGAGGAAAGCCTGAATCAGGCGCAGCAAATCGCCCTTTTGGGAAACTTTGACTGGAATCCGGTTTCTGGAGAAATGAGGTGGTCCGACGAACATTTTCGTCTGTGGGGTCTGGAACCCCATGCCGTAATACCCAGCTATGCGCTATTTTCGCAAGCGATACATTCCGATGACGTGGCGCCGCTGGAAGAAATACTCCAGCAGGCGCTGCGAGGTGGGCGCTTCTATGACTTCACGTACCGGATACGTTGGCCCGATAACAGCGAGCACCAGATCCATGGCCGGGGCGAGGTAGTGTTCGATGATGCTGGCCGGGCCGTTAACGTGACAGGTACCGTGCAGGATGTCACCGCGCACAAGCAGGTTGAAGAGGCTCTGCAAGAGGGCAAAATGCGCCTGCAGCAACTGAATCAGAATCTCGAACAGCTTGTCGCCAAGCGCACAAGTGCGCTGAGAGAAAGTGAGGCCCGCTTCCGGTTCCTGTTCGAGCACATGGCGGTAGGTGTAGCGCAGATCGATACCATGACCGGCCGCTTCGTGCGCGTCAATCAGAAGTATGCCAATATTATTGGCTATACGGCTGCGGAGATGCTCGCACTGGATTCTCAATCCCTTACCCATCCCGATGATCTCAAAACCGCCGTGGACAATATGGAGCGCCTCAAGGCGGAAGAGATTCGCGAATTCGAGATGGAGGAGCGGTATTTTCGCAAGGACGGTATGGTCATCTGGGTGAAGGTGACGGTTTCACCGATGTGGGTGCCGGGTACAAAACCCGATTATCACATTGCGGTAATACAGGACATTACTAAGCACAAGCAGGCGGAAGAACAAGTACATCAACTTGCTTTCTATGATCCGCTCACCAGGCTGCCCAACCGGCGCTTATTCCTGGATCGTTTGCAACAGGCGCAGGTTCATAGCACACGCCACAAGACCCATTGCGCGGTCCTGTTCATCGATCTGGATAACTTCAAGACGCTTAACGACACGAGAGGTCATGATATCGGTGATCTGCTTTTGATTGAGGTTGCTAAACGCCTCCGCGATAATGTGCGCAGCAGCGATACCGTAGCCCGGCTGGGTGGCGACGAGTTTGTCGTAATCATTGAGGGATTGAGCGAAGACTCTCCGGGAGCAGCTGCCCAAGCCAAGGAAATCGGCGATAAGTTTCTAACATCTGTCGCCCAGCCTTTCAAGCTTCAGGAGTTTGAATACCACGGCTCCTCCAGCATCGGTATCCGCTTGTTTCATGATGGCGAGACCAGCATAGATGACCTGCTCAAGCATGCCGATACCGCGATGTATCAGGCCAAGACAGCGGGGCGCAATACCCTGTGTTTCTTCGACCCTTCCATGCAGATCGCGCTGGAAATGCGTACCGCTATGGTAACTGAGCTGCGTCAGGCCTTGACTCGTCAGCAATTCAAGCTTCACTATCAGAGGCAAGTCAATGCGGAAGGCTCTGTGGTGGGTGCGGAAGTCCTGCTACGCTGGCAGCATCCCGAACGAGGAATGATTTCGCCGATGGTATTCATTCCGATCGCCGAAGAGACCGGTCTCATTGTGCCGCTTGGGAAGTGGGTGCTGCAGATGGCTTGTGCGCAGCTTAAGCAATGGGAGCACGACCCGGGTACCCGCAACTTCCAGCTTGCCGTCAACATCAGCGCACGCCAGTTCCGTCAATTGGATTTTGTGGATGAGGTACTTGAGGTACTGGAAAAATCGGGAGCCGATCCACTCAAGCTCAAGCTCGAGCTTACGGAAAGTCTGGTGCTGCAAGACATTACTCATAGCATTGAGAAAATGGAGACATTATGCAGTGCCGGCATACGTTTCTCACTGGATGACTTCGGTACCGGACACTCCTCGTTGACCTATCTCAAGCGTTTGCCGCTGGAGCAAATCAAGATCGACCAGAGTTTCGTAAGCGACATCACTACCGACCCAAGCGACGAAGTAATCGTTCGCACCATTATCGTGATGAGCAACAGCCTTGGAATGGAAGTCATTGCCGAGGGTGTGGAAACGGAAGAACAGCGAGACTTCCTCGCCCGGAACGGTTGTTACACCTATCAGGGCTATCTGTTTGGAAGACCCATGCCAATCGAGGATTTTCAGAAACTGATATCCCGATTTCAAGTATAA
- a CDS encoding potassium transporter Kup, translating to MISENTESKTTTGHQSLSVLSLAALGVVYGDIGTSPLYVMKTVFDPVHGLAVSEGNIIGIISLIFWALMVVVSLKYITLILRADNKGEGGIMALLSLASSSVASHPQLRNALFLIGGFGAALFYGDGVITPAISVLSAVEGLEVATPLLKPYVVPITLTVLIALFLIQQRGTGGIGAMFGPITLIWFSTLGLAGLANIGAAPQILSALNPVHAIAFCLDNGWLAFVALGAVVLAITGGEALYADMGHFGAKPIRFAWYGCVLPALTLNYLGQGALLLSNPLAISNPFYLLFPVWALYPAVGLATVATVIASQAVISGVFSMTKQAIQLGFLPRMQIKHTSDRKIGQIYIPFVNWTLLAAVVMAVLGFGSSSSLASAYGFAVTATMVIETLLTFFVLRYAWKYSWFLAVFATTIFIAIDMTFFAATTLKLAQGGWFPLVIGVIIFTIMVTWHRGRQILFEHLRSAAIPLQPFLESLLAHPPTRVAGTSIFLTADLDGVPHALLHNLAHNQVLHERVIFLTVAHLETPRVLKDQRVSVKPLINNCYQVTVRYGFKDEPNLPYALELCQEYGLIFEPLQTSYFLSRQIVVPSSGAGMALWRERLFAAMTRNASNAAEYFKLPANRVLELGARVEI from the coding sequence ATGATCAGCGAAAATACCGAATCGAAAACAACTACCGGGCATCAGTCTCTGAGCGTGCTAAGTCTCGCCGCACTGGGGGTAGTCTACGGCGATATTGGTACGAGTCCTTTATACGTCATGAAGACGGTTTTTGATCCTGTCCACGGGCTTGCCGTCAGCGAGGGCAATATAATCGGCATTATCTCGCTCATTTTCTGGGCGCTCATGGTGGTGGTCTCGCTCAAGTACATAACGCTAATCCTGCGTGCGGACAATAAGGGTGAGGGTGGCATCATGGCATTGCTCTCGCTCGCCAGTTCCTCGGTCGCAAGTCATCCGCAACTGCGCAATGCTCTATTTCTCATCGGTGGCTTTGGCGCAGCGCTGTTCTATGGAGACGGGGTTATTACTCCGGCGATTTCTGTGCTGAGTGCCGTGGAAGGATTGGAAGTGGCGACCCCGCTTCTCAAGCCGTACGTCGTACCCATCACATTGACTGTGCTCATCGCGCTTTTTTTAATTCAACAGCGGGGAACCGGCGGAATCGGCGCCATGTTCGGACCGATCACGCTGATATGGTTCAGTACGCTTGGGCTTGCCGGTCTCGCCAATATCGGGGCCGCTCCCCAGATATTGTCCGCGCTGAATCCGGTTCATGCCATCGCCTTCTGCCTAGACAACGGGTGGTTGGCGTTTGTCGCCTTGGGTGCCGTGGTGCTCGCGATTACAGGTGGAGAAGCGCTCTATGCGGATATGGGACACTTCGGCGCCAAACCTATCCGATTTGCCTGGTATGGATGTGTGCTCCCAGCGCTTACGTTGAATTATCTCGGGCAGGGAGCGCTGCTGCTCTCCAATCCGCTGGCAATTTCCAATCCCTTCTATCTTTTGTTCCCCGTCTGGGCGCTTTATCCGGCTGTAGGATTGGCGACCGTAGCCACCGTCATCGCATCGCAAGCCGTTATCTCCGGCGTTTTCTCCATGACCAAACAGGCCATCCAACTGGGATTTCTGCCGCGCATGCAGATCAAGCACACCTCCGACCGAAAGATCGGTCAGATATATATTCCTTTTGTCAATTGGACACTGCTTGCAGCGGTAGTTATGGCGGTCCTGGGCTTTGGTTCATCCTCCAGTCTCGCATCCGCGTACGGATTTGCCGTAACGGCCACGATGGTCATTGAAACATTGCTGACATTTTTCGTACTTCGCTACGCCTGGAAGTACTCCTGGTTTTTAGCTGTTTTTGCGACAACCATTTTTATTGCCATTGACATGACATTTTTTGCGGCCACCACCCTGAAGCTTGCCCAGGGCGGATGGTTTCCGCTCGTAATCGGAGTGATAATTTTTACCATCATGGTTACATGGCATCGCGGACGTCAAATCCTGTTCGAGCACTTACGCTCCGCCGCTATTCCGCTTCAGCCATTTCTGGAATCGCTGCTGGCGCATCCTCCGACACGTGTCGCCGGCACATCGATCTTTTTGACGGCCGATTTGGATGGAGTACCCCATGCGCTTCTGCACAATCTTGCTCATAATCAGGTTTTGCATGAGCGAGTGATATTCTTGACGGTGGCCCATTTGGAAACCCCACGGGTTCTTAAAGACCAGCGAGTCTCCGTAAAGCCATTAATCAATAACTGCTACCAAGTTACTGTCCGTTACGGCTTCAAAGACGAGCCCAATCTGCCTTATGCACTTGAATTGTGCCAGGAATATGGACTTATATTCGAGCCGTTACAAACGTCCTACTTTCTGAGTCGCCAGATCGTCGTGCCGAGTTCCGGCGCCGGCATGGCATTATGGCGGGAACGCCTTTTCGCAGCCATGACCCGCAATGCGAGCAACGCGGCGGAATACTTTAAGTTACCCGCTAACCGGGTTCTCGAGCTGGGGGCACGCGTCGAGATCTAG
- the sixA gene encoding phosphohistidine phosphatase SixA, which produces MELILWRHAEAEEGMPDSARKLTDKGLKQARVMAEWLKPRLPKNTRIIVSPTTRTQQTATALDDNFETVRAIGPGVSAKAILAAADWPNAKGAVVVVGHQPTLGEVAAFLMSGDPVEWSVRKGAIWWFSSKNKGDIAEVVLHASISPDML; this is translated from the coding sequence ATGGAGCTCATTTTATGGCGTCACGCCGAAGCTGAGGAGGGTATGCCCGACAGCGCGCGGAAACTTACAGATAAGGGGTTAAAACAAGCGCGCGTCATGGCCGAATGGCTCAAGCCAAGATTGCCAAAAAACACACGTATCATAGTCAGTCCCACCACGCGCACCCAGCAGACTGCAACGGCGCTCGATGATAATTTCGAAACCGTCAGGGCAATTGGGCCGGGTGTATCGGCAAAAGCAATTCTCGCAGCTGCAGATTGGCCGAATGCCAAAGGAGCGGTAGTGGTGGTGGGCCATCAGCCTACACTTGGAGAAGTCGCGGCCTTTCTCATGTCAGGCGACCCAGTGGAATGGAGCGTCCGGAAAGGCGCAATATGGTGGTTTAGCAGCAAAAATAAGGGGGATATCGCCGAAGTCGTCTTGCATGCCAGCATTTCTCCGGATATGTTGTAG
- a CDS encoding thioredoxin family protein, which produces MKTPATFYHAGCPVCVEAERQIADALDPTRYDVELVHLGEHADRIAAAEAAGVKSVPAIVINGAPFHINFGAPISALKS; this is translated from the coding sequence ATGAAAACACCTGCTACTTTCTACCATGCCGGCTGCCCTGTATGTGTCGAAGCCGAGCGTCAGATTGCTGATGCCCTGGATCCCACCCGCTACGATGTGGAGCTTGTGCATCTCGGCGAACACGCCGATCGCATTGCGGCTGCTGAAGCGGCTGGCGTGAAGTCGGTGCCCGCAATCGTAATCAATGGAGCACCTTTCCACATCAACTTTGGCGCCCCCATTTCTGCGTTGAAGTCCTAA
- the rsmI gene encoding 16S rRNA (cytidine(1402)-2'-O)-methyltransferase, whose translation MISPSTLYVVATPIGNLRDISLRALDILAAVDVIAAEDTRTTAHLLAHYSISRKMMALHQHNERVMAKKVANLLAQGKSIALVTDAGTPGISDPGSVLVSLVRDQGYKVTPIPGANAAICALSASGITLPHFLFYGFLPVNSGPRRRELEMLKPQPHTLVFYEAPHRIIDCVADLVQVLGMHRRLTIARELTKVFETFHSCVLHDAPAWLQADANHQKGEFVLLVSGAEVQIEEKVSDQAQHALALLLKNLPLKQAVKLAAEITGESKNLLYALALAIKDGTNSGA comes from the coding sequence ATGATATCCCCCAGCACGCTATATGTCGTTGCCACCCCCATTGGAAATCTGCGGGACATCAGTCTTCGGGCATTGGACATACTCGCGGCGGTGGATGTAATCGCCGCCGAAGATACCCGCACCACTGCGCATTTATTGGCACATTATTCGATATCCAGAAAAATGATGGCATTGCATCAGCACAATGAACGCGTCATGGCGAAAAAGGTCGCAAATTTGCTTGCCCAAGGAAAATCCATTGCTCTTGTCACTGACGCAGGTACGCCGGGGATTTCTGATCCGGGGAGTGTACTGGTGAGCTTGGTGCGGGATCAAGGCTACAAAGTGACCCCGATTCCGGGCGCCAACGCGGCCATCTGTGCTCTGTCTGCATCAGGAATCACCCTGCCCCATTTTTTGTTCTACGGATTTCTCCCTGTCAATTCCGGGCCTCGCAGACGCGAACTGGAGATGCTAAAGCCGCAGCCTCACACGCTGGTATTTTACGAAGCCCCGCATCGTATAATTGACTGCGTGGCCGATCTGGTTCAGGTGCTGGGCATGCATCGCCGACTCACTATTGCCAGAGAGTTGACCAAAGTGTTCGAAACGTTTCACAGTTGTGTTTTGCATGATGCTCCCGCATGGTTGCAGGCTGATGCCAACCATCAAAAGGGCGAGTTCGTGCTACTTGTGTCCGGCGCAGAAGTCCAAATTGAAGAAAAGGTCAGTGATCAGGCACAGCATGCGTTGGCCCTATTATTAAAAAATTTGCCACTGAAGCAGGCCGTCAAATTAGCGGCGGAAATAACCGGTGAGAGCAAGAATCTGTTATATGCATTGGCATTGGCAATAAAAGATGGGACAAATAGCGGAGCATAG
- a CDS encoding YraN family protein → MKGNEAERYAETFLLHQHLNLLERNYRCRYGEIDLIMRDGEVLVFIEVRLRTNLIFGGAAASITRFKQAKLLRSARHYLAGLRTTPPCRFDAVLLSGSSGSEIEWIKNAFDE, encoded by the coding sequence ATGAAGGGCAATGAGGCCGAGCGATATGCTGAAACATTTCTGCTGCATCAGCACCTTAACTTGCTTGAACGAAATTACCGATGCCGCTATGGGGAGATCGACCTCATCATGCGAGATGGCGAGGTGCTGGTATTTATTGAGGTGCGGTTGCGCACGAATTTGATTTTTGGTGGGGCGGCGGCTAGCATTACGCGGTTTAAGCAGGCGAAACTGTTACGTTCGGCGCGACATTATCTTGCCGGCTTGAGGACGACACCTCCGTGCCGCTTTGATGCAGTGTTGCTATCAGGCTCCAGCGGATCGGAAATTGAATGGATCAAAAATGCCTTTGATGAATAG
- a CDS encoding BON domain-containing protein — protein sequence MRSSGGGWLFLLALLFPFLPGCAAFIAAGVISGVGTGVAVSQDRRTGGIFVEDEGIEIKAGRRIGEKFGGNVHVNITSFNRNVLLTGEVPSENIKKEIGDLVKGVENVRNVTNEIAVAGISSFMSRSNDALITSKVKGRFMDAGKFQVNHVKVVTENGVVFLLGMVNRKEAESAVEIASSTSGVRKVVKVFEYQG from the coding sequence ATGAGAAGTTCGGGTGGGGGATGGCTTTTTTTGCTTGCGCTGCTATTTCCATTTCTTCCGGGATGCGCCGCGTTTATAGCGGCCGGCGTGATCTCCGGTGTTGGTACAGGTGTAGCGGTATCTCAAGACCGGCGGACAGGGGGCATTTTCGTCGAGGATGAAGGGATTGAGATTAAGGCCGGACGCCGCATCGGGGAGAAATTTGGGGGGAATGTTCACGTTAACATCACGAGCTTTAATCGCAACGTGTTGCTCACCGGGGAGGTTCCGTCGGAAAATATAAAGAAGGAGATTGGAGATCTGGTCAAGGGCGTTGAAAATGTACGCAACGTGACTAACGAGATAGCGGTAGCCGGAATAAGCTCGTTCATGTCTCGCAGTAATGACGCATTGATCACATCTAAGGTCAAAGGCCGCTTTATGGATGCCGGGAAATTTCAGGTTAATCATGTCAAGGTCGTTACGGAGAACGGTGTAGTATTTCTGCTGGGCATGGTAAATCGCAAGGAGGCTGAAAGCGCAGTAGAGATTGCAAGTTCGACCAGCGGCGTAAGGAAGGTGGTCAAGGTTTTTGAATACCAAGGTTGA